From Methanoculleus oceani, a single genomic window includes:
- a CDS encoding DUF2795 domain-containing protein — MAERQAGSVLETRPRREETVDLMRAQDIRDIKVRNPEGENIGDISDVAIDRDSGCVAYAVLSYGGILGFGEKHFAIPWEAVRTRPGERGAVVDADKRTLDTTHGFARDRMPREGDWSLIRTPPPARAAAEPAPPVTEREVPPPREVGTAAAATGAAVTGAAAAGVAATAERTPRVTEREVPPPREVGTAAAATGAAATAEPTPPGRERTVPTPPGVQTVAGGWGGQPTGQRVEERPVTTEAPPIREPGVKEVQRERTGGMETRPRETVVEEVRREQPVETVTQPPETVVEEVRREPPAAMESRPVTEAERPTTTPGPAPGHLSAAGLQTYLKGMDYPAGRQDLINHARKNDAPGNVITVLEGFSDRNYQSAADVSVEFGSEIRGGRAARAETMVEEVHEEPPVARRTGAPSLAHLSAADLQVYLKGMDYPAGRQDLIAHARKNDAPGNVITALEGFSDRTYRSAADVSTEFGRETRGEQAVSMETRRESVVEEVHEEPPVARRTGPSLAHLSAADLQVYLKGMDYPAGRQDLITHARKNDAPEVVIVALERFGDRTYRSAADVSTEFGNVK, encoded by the coding sequence ATGGCTGAGAGACAGGCAGGGTCGGTACTGGAGACCCGACCAAGACGGGAAGAGACGGTGGACCTGATGCGCGCACAGGACATCAGGGACATCAAGGTACGGAACCCGGAAGGAGAGAACATCGGCGACATCAGCGATGTCGCCATTGACCGCGATAGCGGCTGCGTCGCATATGCCGTACTCTCCTACGGGGGGATACTCGGGTTCGGCGAGAAGCACTTCGCTATTCCCTGGGAAGCGGTTCGCACCCGCCCGGGGGAGAGGGGCGCCGTCGTGGATGCGGATAAGCGGACACTGGATACCACGCACGGGTTTGCCAGGGACAGGATGCCTCGCGAGGGGGACTGGAGCCTGATCAGGACACCGCCCCCGGCGCGTGCGGCAGCGGAGCCCGCGCCCCCGGTGACGGAGAGGGAAGTCCCGCCGCCACGGGAGGTGGGTACGGCGGCAGCAGCAACAGGCGCAGCGGTTACAGGCGCAGCAGCCGCAGGCGTAGCGGCAACTGCGGAGCGCACGCCCCGGGTGACGGAGAGGGAAGTCCCGCCGCCACGGGAGGTAGGTACGGCGGCAGCAGCAACAGGCGCAGCGGCAACGGCGGAGCCCACGCCCCCCGGCAGGGAGAGAACCGTTCCGACGCCGCCGGGCGTCCAGACGGTCGCGGGCGGCTGGGGCGGACAGCCGACGGGCCAGCGTGTCGAGGAGCGGCCGGTAACGACAGAGGCACCTCCTATCCGGGAGCCCGGCGTCAAGGAAGTCCAGAGGGAGCGCACGGGTGGGATGGAGACACGGCCCCGGGAGACTGTTGTCGAGGAGGTCCGAAGAGAACAACCGGTTGAGACGGTGACGCAACCCCCCGAGACCGTCGTCGAGGAGGTCAGGAGAGAGCCGCCGGCCGCGATGGAGAGCCGGCCGGTGACGGAAGCCGAACGGCCCACGACGACGCCGGGACCGGCTCCCGGGCACCTCTCGGCCGCCGGCCTGCAGACCTACCTCAAGGGCATGGACTATCCGGCCGGCAGGCAGGACCTGATCAACCACGCCAGAAAGAACGATGCACCGGGGAACGTGATCACGGTGCTCGAGGGGTTCAGCGACCGGAACTATCAGTCCGCCGCAGATGTGAGCGTGGAATTCGGCAGCGAGATTCGCGGCGGACGGGCGGCACGGGCGGAGACCATGGTCGAGGAGGTCCACGAGGAGCCTCCCGTTGCCCGGAGGACGGGAGCGCCGTCGCTCGCCCACCTCTCTGCTGCCGACCTGCAGGTCTACCTCAAGGGCATGGATTACCCGGCGGGCAGGCAGGACCTCATAGCCCACGCCCGAAAGAACGATGCCCCGGGGAACGTGATCACGGCGCTTGAAGGCTTCAGTGACCGGACTTACCGGTCCGCTGCCGACGTGAGCACGGAGTTCGGCAGAGAAACCCGTGGGGAGCAAGCGGTCAGCATGGAAACCCGGCGGGAGAGCGTCGTCGAGGAGGTTCACGAGGAGCCTCCCGTTGCCCGGAGGACGGGACCATCGCTCGCCCACCTCTCGGCCGCCGACCTGCAGGTCTACCTCAAAGGCATGGACTACCCGGCGGGCAGGCAGGATCTCATAACCCACGCCCGGAAGAACGATGCGCCGGAGGTCGTGATTGTGGCACTCGAGCGGTTCGGTGACAGGACCTACCGGTCGGCCGCAGACGTGAGCACGGAATTCGGCAACGTCAAGTGA
- a CDS encoding methyl-coenzyme M reductase glutamine C-methyltransferase, with translation MDITILSPGIYTYGAMLIGGVLRDAGHQVTLTRTPAAPGGSLLLASLFSTQHLLEPAIRDLVRTHREQGGRVYVGGPVSAAPEMVLGELAPDAVVVGEGEETVVRLVEEGVSDTLPGIAYLDGGRPVVTPPAPPAPIDRPLPLIPDEIGSQNIRGASAYIETHRGCIGGCTFCQVPRFFGRTVRSRPLERIIEEVKAFAAHGATRLSVSGGTGSLYGSGDGEMNPEAFIGLLRGMAEVMGQKNVSSPDIRVDCITDEILDAIRQYTIGWVFFGIESGSDRVLRLMGKGATVRQVEKAVEWCREHDLRVAGSFIVGYPGETERDYEATKDLIAALSLDDVFVSSAEPIPATPLADLAARTPRDKNPAFVPHTGEYRPLDLTESEARCFDLMMHADMFRPQLRLVTDEVYNVYLAEARKQGRDIRAATELILRYARA, from the coding sequence ATGGATATCACGATCCTCTCCCCCGGCATCTACACGTATGGCGCCATGCTGATCGGCGGCGTCCTTCGCGACGCGGGCCACCAGGTGACCCTCACCCGGACGCCCGCAGCTCCGGGCGGCTCGCTCCTGCTCGCGAGCCTCTTCTCGACCCAGCACCTCCTCGAACCCGCGATCCGGGACCTGGTCCGGACCCATCGCGAGCAGGGCGGGAGGGTCTATGTCGGGGGGCCGGTCTCGGCCGCGCCGGAGATGGTGCTCGGGGAGCTCGCCCCAGACGCGGTGGTCGTCGGTGAGGGCGAGGAGACGGTTGTCCGCCTCGTCGAGGAGGGCGTATCGGACACCCTCCCGGGGATCGCCTACCTTGACGGCGGCCGGCCGGTCGTGACGCCCCCCGCCCCGCCGGCGCCGATCGACCGGCCGCTCCCTCTGATCCCGGACGAGATCGGGAGCCAGAACATCCGGGGCGCGAGCGCCTACATCGAGACCCACCGGGGGTGCATCGGGGGATGCACCTTCTGCCAGGTGCCCCGGTTCTTCGGGAGGACGGTCCGGAGCCGGCCGCTTGAGCGCATCATCGAGGAGGTGAAGGCTTTTGCGGCACACGGGGCCACAAGGCTCTCGGTCTCCGGGGGGACCGGGTCGCTCTACGGATCCGGCGACGGGGAGATGAACCCGGAAGCCTTCATCGGCCTCCTCCGCGGGATGGCTGAGGTGATGGGGCAAAAGAACGTCTCTTCCCCGGACATCCGGGTGGACTGCATCACCGACGAGATCCTGGACGCCATCAGGCAGTACACCATCGGATGGGTCTTCTTCGGGATCGAGTCGGGGAGCGACCGGGTGCTCCGGCTGATGGGGAAGGGCGCGACCGTCCGGCAGGTCGAGAAGGCGGTGGAGTGGTGCCGGGAACACGATCTTCGCGTTGCGGGAAGCTTCATCGTCGGCTACCCGGGAGAGACGGAACGCGACTACGAGGCGACGAAGGACCTGATCGCCGCGCTCTCGCTCGACGACGTCTTCGTGAGCAGCGCCGAGCCCATCCCGGCAACACCGCTCGCCGACCTCGCGGCCAGGACGCCCCGCGATAAGAACCCGGCGTTCGTGCCGCACACCGGGGAGTACCGGCCGCTCGATCTCACCGAGAGCGAGGCCCGGTGCTTCGACCTGATGATGCATGCCGATATGTTCCGCCCGCAACTGCGGCTCGTGACCGATGAGGTCTACAACGTTTACCTTGCCGAGGCAAGGAAGCAGGGCCGGGATATCAGGGCGGCGACCGAACTCATCCTCCGGTACGCCCGGGCGTAA
- a CDS encoding DUF2225 domain-containing protein: MTQLRYLNTTCAVCGESCRFTIPEAAGSVGSRDLDTRPAEPLRSTIYAWVKRCPSCGYCAPDPGKAPDGAADVVKLPRYRWQLDARKFPKIANTFLCWSIIQEDLGVPAQAAWASLHAAWICDDEGEDVPARICRKRAADLLRRAWEKGERLAPQPGTDEALLADLLRRAGRLREARAVVKETLERHPQPIIADIMRLQARLIAASDRGAHTVAEARRFRQPAPV, translated from the coding sequence ATGACCCAACTTCGCTACCTCAATACCACCTGTGCTGTCTGCGGCGAGTCCTGCCGGTTCACCATACCCGAGGCCGCGGGCAGCGTCGGGTCGCGGGACCTCGATACCCGTCCCGCCGAACCCCTGCGGTCCACCATCTACGCATGGGTGAAACGGTGCCCGTCCTGCGGCTACTGCGCCCCCGATCCGGGCAAGGCCCCGGACGGGGCGGCCGACGTGGTGAAACTCCCGCGCTACCGCTGGCAGCTTGACGCCCGCAAGTTCCCGAAGATTGCAAACACCTTCCTCTGCTGGTCGATCATCCAGGAAGACCTCGGCGTCCCGGCTCAGGCGGCGTGGGCGTCCCTCCATGCTGCGTGGATCTGCGACGACGAGGGAGAGGACGTGCCCGCCCGGATCTGCCGGAAACGTGCCGCAGACCTCCTGCGGCGGGCGTGGGAGAAGGGCGAACGCCTGGCACCCCAGCCGGGGACGGACGAGGCGCTCCTCGCGGACCTGCTCCGCAGGGCGGGCAGGCTCCGGGAGGCTCGCGCCGTGGTGAAAGAGACACTGGAGCGGCACCCACAGCCCATCATCGCCGACATCATGCGGCTCCAGGCCCGGCTGATCGCCGCGTCGGACCGGGGCGCCCACACCGTCGCCGAGGCCCGACGGTTCAGGCAGCCTGCCCCGGTCTGA
- a CDS encoding ABC transporter permease, with product MNARHIGIVAKKELSGLSSEKTIVFAILLQVFIAMFSSFLMVGLTAMYDPEALEGYSTVAYGVGYAGADSALIDEFEKRDDLILHRMDLDVALAALGERKVAAVVYVPDTPPDAEEPVKVTLYLIQNDLQSSVINVKVKEVLQGYEKELREVRADRMTAFPVSLNFPESGGGENFFEFVYGLLIPLLVLLPAIVSAALIIDLITEEYQRQTLETLISTPVTFAEMVWGKIAACEVLVPVQAGAWLLLLGFNGIAIDNAAAILLHASAGGLFLILLGTLVALHYRERTSAQFIFSTALVVVFLFVMAVPYNPLNLMVRLAVDTAGPVHWLILALVAGATVLLGWTVTAYARRVGEAVRGAR from the coding sequence GTGAACGCACGCCATATCGGCATCGTTGCGAAGAAGGAACTCTCCGGGCTCTCGTCGGAGAAGACGATCGTCTTTGCCATCCTCCTGCAGGTCTTCATCGCGATGTTCTCCTCGTTTCTGATGGTGGGACTCACCGCCATGTACGACCCGGAGGCGCTCGAGGGCTACTCGACGGTCGCCTACGGCGTCGGCTACGCCGGGGCGGACTCAGCCCTCATCGACGAGTTCGAGAAGAGAGACGACCTCATCCTCCACCGGATGGACCTTGATGTGGCACTTGCGGCGCTCGGTGAACGAAAAGTCGCGGCAGTCGTCTATGTCCCGGATACGCCGCCGGACGCAGAAGAACCGGTCAAGGTCACGCTCTATCTCATCCAGAACGACCTGCAGTCGAGTGTCATCAACGTCAAGGTAAAAGAGGTCCTCCAGGGCTACGAGAAAGAACTCCGGGAGGTCCGGGCCGACCGGATGACCGCCTTCCCGGTCTCGCTGAACTTCCCCGAATCCGGCGGCGGAGAGAACTTCTTCGAGTTCGTCTACGGCCTCCTCATCCCGCTGCTCGTCCTTCTCCCGGCGATCGTCTCGGCGGCCCTGATCATAGACCTCATCACCGAGGAGTACCAGCGCCAGACCCTGGAGACGCTCATCTCGACACCGGTCACGTTCGCGGAGATGGTCTGGGGGAAGATCGCCGCCTGCGAGGTCCTGGTCCCGGTCCAGGCGGGAGCATGGCTCCTCCTTCTCGGGTTCAACGGCATCGCCATCGATAACGCCGCCGCGATCCTCCTCCATGCCTCTGCGGGCGGACTCTTCCTCATCCTGCTCGGCACTCTCGTCGCGCTCCACTACCGCGAACGGACGAGCGCCCAGTTCATCTTCTCGACGGCGCTCGTCGTGGTCTTTCTCTTCGTCATGGCCGTCCCCTACAACCCCTTGAACCTCATGGTAAGGCTGGCGGTGGATACCGCCGGCCCCGTCCACTGGCTGATCCTCGCGCTGGTCGCGGGCGCGACGGTGCTCCTCGGATGGACCGTCACGGCCTACGCCCGGCGGGTCGGGGAAGCCGTCCGGGGAGCCCGGTGA
- a CDS encoding ABC transporter permease subunit: MSLASSIRTIAVWEMSRSMTTMGRSVLPLAAGLLVLLVLVTAFAAQSGVHMQDGMYRIGIDDPDVARVVAPDTRFAAYLDDGPALWENRFAYDIVILQGEVYAADTDKGRAALKALERDYETYVSHVAAAEPDLFAAYPLWIDLQYVKSEIDFLATQSGQQVGAPADARRPPAPSGPVEAVTVPPSAMPVSEDDLREHLAEAGSGHPLKRYTGIISGDPATDRFRTPSELSPPLPFDALVLVFVFIFPLYFTSQFFMMSVMNERVGRAGEALLSTPVRPSAIIIGKALPYFTIMLLVAAAITLFAGAPLTILFPLVPVILFFLASALIIGMAARSFKELSFVSIFFSTLATSYLFFPTVFANTHVISIISPLTLVVLEIQGDGFTVAEYIYSTALFFATSIILFYAGTVSFREERLFSERPLTARFADFVAGGISRDHPHLSLFLLSGFTIPFVFMVQMLTLVLFFNIPMPLSLVLLTVSAAFIEEFAKSIGLYAIARERPGFLTPKNLLCAAAVIGLGFLAGEKLLLFATLAQITESIFGSVLFLSLQVLWMPLLLHIAGVLITGGFLVLWGRQGYGPGLVAASVVHSLYNLHFLMGALL; encoded by the coding sequence ATGAGTCTTGCCTCCTCCATACGGACGATCGCCGTCTGGGAGATGAGCCGGTCGATGACCACGATGGGGAGAAGCGTCCTCCCGCTCGCGGCCGGGCTGCTCGTCCTCCTTGTGCTGGTGACGGCGTTTGCCGCCCAGAGCGGCGTCCATATGCAGGACGGCATGTATCGCATCGGCATCGACGACCCCGACGTCGCCCGCGTCGTCGCCCCGGACACCCGCTTTGCCGCCTACCTCGACGACGGCCCGGCCCTCTGGGAGAACCGGTTCGCATACGACATCGTCATCCTGCAGGGCGAGGTCTACGCTGCAGACACGGATAAAGGGCGGGCGGCCTTAAAGGCGCTCGAACGGGACTACGAGACCTACGTCTCCCACGTGGCCGCCGCAGAGCCCGACCTCTTCGCCGCCTACCCGCTCTGGATCGATCTCCAGTACGTGAAGAGCGAGATCGACTTCCTGGCTACCCAGAGCGGGCAGCAGGTCGGCGCCCCGGCGGATGCCCGGAGGCCTCCCGCCCCCTCCGGCCCGGTCGAGGCGGTGACCGTCCCGCCGTCGGCCATGCCGGTCTCCGAGGACGACCTCCGGGAGCACCTCGCGGAGGCAGGGAGCGGCCACCCCCTCAAGCGCTACACCGGCATCATCTCGGGCGACCCCGCGACGGACCGGTTCCGGACACCGTCGGAGCTCTCCCCGCCGCTCCCCTTCGACGCGCTCGTTCTGGTCTTCGTCTTCATCTTCCCCCTCTACTTCACCTCCCAGTTCTTCATGATGAGCGTGATGAACGAGCGGGTGGGAAGAGCCGGAGAGGCTCTCCTCTCCACCCCCGTCCGGCCGTCCGCGATCATCATCGGCAAAGCGCTCCCCTACTTCACGATCATGCTGCTCGTCGCGGCCGCGATCACCCTCTTTGCCGGGGCACCGCTGACCATCCTCTTCCCGCTCGTCCCGGTCATCCTCTTCTTCCTTGCAAGCGCCCTGATCATCGGGATGGCCGCCCGGAGCTTCAAGGAACTCTCGTTCGTCTCGATCTTCTTCTCGACCCTCGCCACGTCGTACCTCTTCTTCCCGACGGTCTTTGCGAACACTCACGTCATAAGCATCATCTCCCCCCTCACCCTGGTCGTCCTCGAGATCCAGGGCGACGGGTTCACCGTCGCGGAGTACATCTACTCGACCGCGCTCTTCTTTGCAACGAGCATCATCCTCTTCTACGCAGGAACCGTGAGCTTCCGGGAGGAGCGGCTCTTCTCGGAGAGACCCCTCACGGCAAGGTTCGCCGACTTCGTCGCGGGCGGGATCTCCCGCGACCACCCGCACCTCTCGCTCTTCCTTCTTTCCGGCTTTACGATACCGTTCGTCTTCATGGTCCAGATGCTGACGCTCGTCCTCTTCTTCAACATCCCGATGCCGCTCTCCCTCGTCCTCCTGACCGTCTCTGCGGCGTTCATCGAGGAGTTTGCCAAGTCGATAGGGCTGTATGCGATAGCAAGGGAACGTCCCGGGTTCCTGACGCCGAAAAACCTGCTGTGCGCAGCGGCAGTCATCGGCCTCGGGTTCCTCGCCGGGGAAAAACTCCTCCTCTTCGCCACGCTCGCCCAGATCACCGAGTCTATCTTCGGGAGCGTCCTCTTCCTCTCCCTCCAGGTGCTCTGGATGCCGCTCCTCCTCCACATCGCCGGGGTGCTGATCACCGGCGGCTTCCTCGTGCTCTGGGGGCGGCAGGGCTACGGGCCGGGGCTCGTCGCGGCAAGCGTGGTGCACAGCCTCTACAACCTCCACTTCCTCATGGGGGCGCTCCTGTGA